From the Danaus plexippus chromosome 9 unlocalized genomic scaffold, MEX_DaPlex mxdp_24, whole genome shotgun sequence genome, the window ACTTCTGAGACTTCGCGAATATTCTATACACGATTGAAAAATGAATAATGCCGACGTCTATAAATTTATGGTCTACAAAAAATTCCTCgctctatattaattatataatctgtttttaCTTTTAGTATAATTTCTGTCAGACAATTTCAATTACcgccatgtttttattttgacaataGACGTATTCTAATGTCACAGATTCTCACTATTGTACGGttacatatatacagataatatatagaaacaaaCGCGTGTTCAAAAACGTCGAGACAGAACAAAGTGtcttatcaaattttaaatcgGAACGTGTGAACTCGGAGCGAgacttattataaagtaatatagcATTCaagcaattattaaataatagaataatactTCAAGAGATTTCACTTTGTACTTTTAGCGTTTTAGATTTGACAATTGTTTAAACACAACCAATATTATAGCGGCCCTGTCGACAATTTTATCGGTATgagcacattttttttttggtaagcCATGAAACTAAGTCGCCGCCTGCGGAGTGAAAGGGGCGTAGGGGTTGGGCCACCAAGAGCCCCCTCAACCTCGTTTTACTACACAACACGGCCAAGAACTCTGTCACGTGGTTgacctataataaatatattcaagggaattattaatttcctatatttattatcttgaaTACCAATAGAGGGTATTTAACAAGAAAAGAACTATCCGTACCTTCAAtacaaaatagattttaataaaaacacacaaTTATGactagatgtttttttttattcatatgtaagttaaaattaataacctgAGAGTGGTAATCGCGATTAAactatagaatattatatttaaacaaacgtACGAAATATACGGAGGTAGATTTTTAAACGTAATACAATGTtccctaaaataaaatatttaggtttactgaatatatatatatatatatttaaagagcgttgaatatttaatttttttcgacTGACAAGTTGTTTAATCCGAAATTTCTTCTTATTTAGGACTACCCAcacttattgaaataataatttcaataaatactgCCAAACGTAATTTAACATAACCTCTATAATTACACTGTACGAAATAATCAATCTGTCTTATGTGAGACGATTTATGTAGATCCCTGCATATGTATTACATGTACGTAACTAACCCAAAGCGATGTGCTCTGTGACGAGTTTCTTAAGAATAATGAAGCATACAATCAAACGACAGAAAATTTAGTTACGATGATATCTCAGCTATATAATTCCGCTGTCGCGTCTTTCATGAAAACTTACCACTATTCCTTGCATGTTAGATATTGTGGGGTCTAGAAAATCCTTGTCATTCAAGAGCAATTTaactaagttttttattattttacatgagcactaaattttttaattctgttttctGTTGATCCTTATGACGTGTATGTTTACGCCATGTCAGCAAGAAATTGATAGCAAAGACTAATATTGCATGTTTAAaacctataaataatttgctaTAATTTCCCTATATCGGCGATGACGGTAGTTGATACTAATCCTTGTgcacttaataaaaatttgcattGTCGAACTAAATACGAAGCCTTTCCAGTTTTTCagccataaatatatttttaattcgtcTGGATAGTGCTTGATTATAATTCTACCCGTTGGAATGTGGAAATGAAGTCGTAGGTGGTGAAGATCTATGAATAAAAGTCTAGAAATGCTCAGAATCTAGTTTGACAATTTAAACGTCTAGTAAGTGTTCTAAGCAAAAGTTAGTCCAACTCGATTGCTAGACAgagatagaaaatataaatgtctcaCCTCAACAGGCATGTCAGCTGGACGTCGTTTTGGTACCGCGCGAGTGCGGACGCTCCTTCAACCCTAACCGCGTTAACTTTGTCCCTCAAGGCGGTCCCGCAGCCTGAACAGCGCTCCTTCAGGATGGACAGGATGTTGGGCTGACGGAGGAATGCTACCACCTAAGAAGATTTTCCAGATCAATAGGAAATATACTCTAAATCAATAGGTTTATAGTGACTTTTGACctgtcaaataatattaccaGCACACAACCACTCAAGGACAAATTCCAGATTGAAGCAGTTCCGaacttttaaatgatattgatGGGTCATTTGAAATGGTCAGtctatgacaaaaatataaggcTAGGTATTTAGGTAATAACAACTTGgtagtatattatatgtttttaacagtcatgtgtgtatataaaaataacatactaGAAGTAAGTAAAATATGTCAGAACTGATAAAGAATTACATGGACTCATACTAACTGCACTGAATTCTTCTAATCAGAAAGTACAGATAATAGATATTTTGCCTTGGTTCTATTTGATTCACTGAAAATGTCTTTGTAAGTCCTAAATTATGATAAGCAAGGACTTTTATGTATTACAAACAAGAAATACCAAAAATTCACATCAACATGTCccatctaataaaataaaatatagataaaatctAAATCTATATTGGCTAtgcaataaatgaaaaatacacGATCTAACATATCTTAAACCGTCCAAATACCTTATCATTGTATGCTATGGGTATCTCTTGCTGAGAGTTCTGTAAGTACGAGTCGGCTGTGGATATCGGAGGTCTCGGCGGCGGAGTGGGAGCCTGTGTAAGgaaatttattctaaataaacgACTagatatactataaaaatatacaaatactaTTCTACATTTCTAatgattaagaaaaaataacaaaacaacaacTAATGCTATAAAGACCATCACGTGCAAAACATAGACCATGctgcaataaatatatgagtaTTCAAGCGCTACACTCCGTATGAAGAAAGAATAACTTGTTTGTTAGTTTCGCTAAGACCTGAGGCGATTCTGACaacaatattgtaattttgtgcTCGAATACAAAGACGTGTGCATGAATTTGTTATCAGGCGACAAAAAGTTCACGGGTCTCAAGTAAGCTAGTCTCAAAAAAACGGTCTCAAAAAACTAGTCTCTAATAAGCTGAACGTCTTAGTGATGTAAGCTATGGTGAACCAACATCGACCGTCACCTGGTCGGTCATAATGGGCCTCCGCCTCGGAGGCAGCAGCGGAGAGAACGGTCCCGCGGTCGGAGCCCGAGGCAGGCGGGGGTCCACGAATGTGGTGCGACGCATCACGTGGTCCACGAAGAAACGCTATCGTACGGAATTGTTAGTCACGTGACTGGATCGTATTAGTAGGGGATACGGACCCAGTTTGGTGGTGTATTAGTCGATCGAGTTAGTACAGAAATGAGAATGAAGGGTTATGTGTAAGGGGAGTGATAGTATATAGAGTATGTGTGGTGTCACCTTCCCGTTCCTGTCGAGCTTGGAGTCCCATCCTAAGGGCAACTCCCTGTCGGTTTCACTGAACATGTTGACCAGAGCTACGAGATCGCGGTTGTGTTGATAACGCTCGAAGGAGCTGGTGTCCCGACGGATCTTAGATATCATGTGTTTGAGAGTGGAGTTACAGTTGTATAGAGATGACGCTTCctgtaatagaaaaaatatatatatttaaaaaaatactttatttataaatattggttACTCGATGCTATATGGAGGGTAATTTTTGTCATTGGACAGCACCATAGTAAATGTACATCCCTACAATGATACATACAATACATATCtgtctctctctctttctctctttatttccattttcaaTCTCATTCTCACATCTCATTCTCACATTTCATGCATCCAGCCTGATCACTTTTCATAACGCTTCATCAGCTTATTTCCCAAAGCAGGCGTGCCTAAAGAGgctttacttaaaaaatattgaatggaTACATTTTAGAGGAATAACACTTTAACTCACCAGGTTCATATGCAATATGGAGTAGAAGTCAGGTCGTGCGAGGAACTCGGCGGCGGGATGTGGGGCGTGAGGCGCGGCGGGCGCGTTGGACGTCCCCGCGGGGGGCTCTTCCTCCTCAGGCGGCGCCCTCGTCAACGTGCGACGAATAGATTGATATCTGGAAGACAGAATGTTTGGCTCAAACAATGTACTTCTTAAAATCTAACAATGACTAGAACTGTACGAGACTACTTGCGATAAAaggtaattgaaaaaaaaacaaaggatTGGTCGTGGTTAGATGATGCGACTTTCATaactaaagatattaaaatgattcatattcatttattaaaaaaaaatataaacaaaaaaatatatgaaaaaaaagcaGGTGACGTGATTTTAATTCGTTACGAGTTTTAACGGATTCTATCTTACGGTTTACCTCCTATCTAACTGGCGCCTCTGTACTTCTGGTTCAGGCGAACGCGCTGCGCCGTTGGCAGCCGGCCTCTGCCACGTTGTTGTGCGATTTATATGATCAATATAGAAGACACGTCCGTGGCTGTCCATACGAGCCTCCCAACCTAAtcataattagaaaaaatatatatgcaagccaaaacaaagaatcattctaagatataaaaaaatacagcgCCAGTAACAgtttttcaaaaatgtttataataataattcaggCCATTAATTAATCGTAACAGAACAACCTTGCTTATTATGTGGGCGTAATTCTCAGGAGCAAAAATTAACTAAGTACGAATGTTAACTACCATATTAAGCATGACTAGAGCtacattataagaaaatattacttaccaGGTGGCAAAGGTTCTTCGCATTCAATGATTCCTCCAATCATGTTAGCCGGGAAATCTCCTGTCAAGGCCATTTGCCTGGACGCTCTCTCGGGTATGGAGGGTAGTCTTATCCCAGCCATATGCCGCAACGGTGTCGGCGATGCTACCGCGTTTTCATTATCATCAGTGTCGTCCACGGCTTGCGGTCTCCGCAAAACCACATCATCAGGTGGTCCAGCGTGAACGATAGTGAAATGGTTGCTATTAACGAACTCTAAGTTAGGCGATCTAATCTCCGATGTTCTTAATTCATTTGTGAATTCTACCATTTCAAAGTTTTCACAGTTCTGTATAGGTGGTGGGTGTAGATCTGGTGGCGGCAACGGCCGCGTTCTTCTCGCGTGATGAGTCGGTGTCGGTGGACATTGTGGAACGGTCGTATTTGCTAGCGCAGCTACTCTGGATAAGACTCTCGGGTGAGGCCTCATAGGACTGTCTGGGACATCCTTCGATGGTACCGATTTGTGAGGGGAATGTTTGGTATTGTTTTCACATCCgagattttttaacaaatgacGTGGTAAACTTGAGTGTTTAGGAGTGGAACTGTCACACGAATATTTTCGATTCATCAGCAATGTCCCAACATTTGGTATCGTCTTTCCGCCTTCTTCTATGGGAGAGCTAGAAGGGGATGAATTACAGGAACTGGGTGCGGTGTGGATTTCTTGCTCTCCTTCCCGACTACTCCCATCAATATGAGACGAGTTCAAAAATGCTGTCATCATGGTCGGCGTAGCTCGCCCCGAATTTTGTCTTGTGAGGGGCTTGTGACCTTTTACTACAGAAATTTCCTTTTCTTCGACCTGATGTCTATTATCGTCTTCGAAATCTACACGattacatatttcatttaagaatGTATGTTGTGCCTTCTCATCAGATTTTGCGTGATTAGGCGTCAAATGAAAATCACCTTCAACATTTTTCTCTTTTCTGGCGAAAGttgttgtaatataattgtcaGGAcctatatcttttataaacacaatGTTGCTTTTACCAACATTTTGCGTGCTATCAGGTACATCGACTGACTTCTTATCCTCTACaaatttagataatttaatgGAAGATATAGTTGAGTCACATAAGCTACCTTCAGTCTCAGGAGTTGCTAGAGGTGCAACATTTTGACATCCTCTTAAAAAAGTTGTGGTTGAAGAAATGGGAGCTTGAACGCCTGAATAAAATTCTCCaggtttaaaatcattaatatctCCGTGCAAAGCTGCGGAATTGGCAATGTTATTATCCGTAAAAAATTGTTCATCAGTGTCTATCAGCTCAAAAGTAAACGCATCTTCTGgctttgttaactttttagGTTTCCTATGCCTCTGAACAATCGGAGGTAAAGCGTGCATTCTTTCTAGAGGTTTATGTGATTGTCTAGGTGGTAAGGGCGGAACTGGAGATTTTTGAGCATCATTTGGCACATTCGCACCTTCCACATCATAAACAAACTTCATAATTTTGCAAGGATTCTGCGGTGAccataacttataatattcagtTCCATCGGGGGATGTCGGAGATTCTAACCCGATAttcatattagtttttttcttgACACCATTCAAAACTTGTCCACCACCAGTATCGACAGGAGGAGGACATTTCTTTTTGACACCAGATGACGTTGGTTTGCAGTCCAAAATATTGGGACATTCACTAGGAGATTCAGTACTACTACTAACTAGAGATTTACTATGATCACAATTTATTTGTTCGAGATTTAAGGTCCCATTATTTCCTAAGGTGCTAATTGAGCATTTATTGACATTCTCACTAAGATACTTGATGTCCTGGCTCGTACTCACTAATTCAACTCGAGGTGTGTTTTCTGAACTCATTTCGAAACTCTCATTGTTATATGAGAAGGGTGACACTTGATCACCGCTTCTTTTCCTCGAGATTCCCTCTTTAAGCCGATGTGGCAGCTTTTTAAGATCAATTTTAAATCGTGGTGGTAGGGTAGAAGACTCTGCAACGCATTCGTCTTCTTCGCCATTGTAGTAACGGAAACAGAGCAGTTGTTCACAATCtgtaatgaaataatcaatatcaatttattgattatcttttgaaaaataaaaagggaAAACAAATTTGTCAGTAACTCATTTTTACCTTCATAAGGCTGATTGGGCTCATCAAGCAGCCACATTATATGTCCAGTGTCGCATCCGGTCGCCGGCACGAGCCTGGCGATACCGGCTATGCTTGTGGTCTCTGAAAGCAGACgtggtaaaaattaaaaaccagcAGGCTCATAAATAATCAACAAACATAGAAACAATCTAAGCCCTTTATATAACATCCTTTGGAAactgtaaacattttaatgattatatataaaaaaaaaaaaaaacttaaacgaATCAAACAAAACGAAAACAGAACCCTCAAAACTCATTCGATGCCTGCGGGTACCagcattaaaaacaaaagcgAATGCAGGTGCAAAGAGCTGTAAgacagaataaaaacaaataacaaatgtcCCACGACCAAGACATGGCGAACGAGATGCGAACccttctttgttttttatctaCCAAAAATCAGTGCGTAGGTTGTGCAGTTTGGCGCTGGCGCATCACAAATTATGCGCCAGACTTAATCGCCGGATGCGGGAGACGCCCTCTTATTTAATGCGAAATAATCGAAGCCACCGAATTGCCAGTTAATTGGGGAAACATGGCTATAAATAAGACGAGGGCAAATTGATTCAGTAAGCAGAAGCCGCTACCGCCATCAGGCTATTATCATACGTTGATTGGACTGATAACTTCTTCCTATCGAAAAACCCACGAATGCACATGCGGGCGTGACCGAAGCATTCATATACAATTGTTTATGAGGAAAAAATCTCATATGAAAGCGATTTAcgaatcatataaatttttaatatggcaGTAGTGTGTACGGGATGCATAAAATATGGTCTGGGTTTGTTTCCGTTCTGGAATAATGATACTCACAGTCGAACCGAATGAACGTAATCATTGTctggtataattttattttttgttctggCTGTACGTAACGAGCCCTCATTTGtagataaacatataatatacgcGAActagagtatttttttaataacactcaTTTCCTCAGTCGTTAGCTCGTCACACATCACACAAGCTGGACGGACGGAACTTGAATCAGATTAGAGATATGTGATGTAGCAGGTGGTAcctaattgaatttaaagagAAGATTTATCATAAGAGGACGTCATGGATTCCATTCGGTTGTTATATGAATGAGTTACACGAAATTATCatgaatattgtaaaaatgtatgaattaaGTGTTGAGCGCGATGACGGCGGGGTGGTGACGACACGCCTGACACAGAAGCAGTCTATTTCCGGCGGTGACGCAACATCCGCACACTTCCGGACAAGGGATATAGGAGGAGATACAACTGTCGAGTCTCAGAAACAATATGCTGTCATTGGGggaaattataatagaaattcaaaatgtttgtAGAACAAAAAGTTTACATATTAAAGGGCTTAAGTTAAAGCGTATTCTTTGTTTCATTGAAGTAGTGTGTAATATGTTACAGAAAAAATTACGAACTATCACTtcattctataaatattatgctcttaaaatattaaaacgtctGACAATATTTAGCGGAAACATGTGTTAATCACGCAGCTTCCTCGAACATACGTAACGAACTTATTTTCGCTATTtgaatatctaaaaataaatttaaaaatgtataacaatcTGTTAGTTGTGTGAGATAGAGcagtcataataaaattaattgcgaCACTAGTACAATTACTATAGAACTAGATAACAGTAAATTAATGACTTATTTATTGTTCTAGATGATAATGGGAATGCTTTAGGGTTGCAATTACACCGTAGCGACAATCGAGCAATGCGTCACGGTGGTAGACGTAGAGCGGATGTTAATCGTTATACTAAACGCAAAATAAACACCATTTTCTTGTCCAACGCATACGAACACACAACTGCTtcagtatttattatgttacatgacaataatatcaatatcataCATACTGGAACAAAGAGATTTATATCAAGAGCttggtgataaaaaaatattacggaTCTACTacgcatttataattaaatttaataaaacttatttccgTTGcggcaaagtaaccgaaacttcaggagtatgttgttaaaatacaCCCGtagtaaaattgaaaaatattcgctttatttcaataaaaatcttagatctcattaaattattacggaAAAATTGCCGGTAAAGATAATTCTTTAAGCATGAAATCACAAAGCAAATATAAGTATACCTAAAGTATCTTCTACGATGAAGTTAATATGTCCTAATAACCAATACGTGCAACTAAATAGAGTCACGCTATCATAAATCGATTACCACAAAGTACCCCATCGCAGAACGTCATATTTATTGTCATCGGCACATCTGCCAAGACATCCACGAAACTAAGATATTCGAAACACTTAACTGTATCCGGCTCGGGATAGCATTTGGACGGCAGGAAATACAAGTTTAAAGGGGTCGAGTTGATGACAGACCCCCATTAGCGAAGTGACGATGTGACAGCTTCAGCAACTTGTTAAAATGATGACGTGGGACTTAATATTGTTACAGAAGAGACGTTCACACGGCTTAATGGTGACTGGTGTTAGTACCCTCGCCATACTCGATGACTGACATTCAACAAGTATGTAAATGAAACGGTATAGGAAAAAGTCCGACTCGAATGTACCTAAATTCGTGAGAGATCCAGTCGCATCTGtggaatacatttaattatcacGATGAACATTAAACTCGACATTTCCTGTCTTTCACTGTATTGtttccttaaaatttaaataggcaggtgagttttttttattcctaaatTCCTCTTCATTGATTCTCGACCATTAAGGACTGGTTGGATTTACGAGCGTGGACCACTTAAAATTCCACTATGGATACACAAATCTCACCggatataaaagttttaaacaaaacatttagcTTCTACGCATTCACTTGGACATAAAGATgtctttttataactatatttattctgtaccttgaaatttaaaatagctcAGAAAATATCTGAGGTTATTTCTCATGGAATTCACATccgaaataaatacaatatcaaacataaattaaCTGAAGTCAAAAAATGACGCACTTAGATAATAACAGCAAattatctgttttataaaaacaatttaattctaaGGTTAACCGTAACTATTTTTCCAgattaatatgttaatttattatgactcACTAATGACTCAATATCAGTGATAAGATACAGTCTTGGAGGATAATAGAATTTTGATGTGTAATAAAAAGCGTTTTGAGAacgaattttgaatataaacctTCTGTTCTTACTTAACCTTCCTCGGTTTCTCGGGTCATATTGACCCGAATCTGAAATGTTGAAAGTGTGAGTCTGAAATTGTTGCATTCTAAGaatatactaataatttataattttgttatacctCAATCATTGAGCGTGTTATAGCTGAAGGtaatttgagaaaaaatatttgtttacatgTGCATGCGGTTAGATTACATTATTTTCGTGAGACGGTCACTTTTATTTGATTCACTTATTGTTTGGACTTGACGTATTTCGTCAGTGTTTGAAATGGCTCGCAATTTGACTAATTCTATGATTTCGCAAATCCTAAACTACGATATAAATTCTGAAGATGAAATAATTAGTGAAACGGAGAATAGTTTGGATGAAAATCCTGCCGACAATTTTCAACTCAGTTTAGACAATGAAAGCCATAGCGACGGAACAATTAGCGATGAAGAGCCTCTTTCGAGATACGTTATCAATACCAGTACTAATGAGATCCAAGTGCTATCGAAAAATGGTGAGTTTGTATGGTCACGAACCCCATTTGAAGTCAGAGATCGTTTGAGTAGGGCAAACCTTATAAAACTTACACCAGGTATTACCAGGTATGCTTctattcacataaataaatttagaagttCTTTtggtttatttctaaataaacgtataaaatatataattttgaaacaaacaaatatagaaGGTTCTTCACGTTTCGGAAATAAAGAGCAAAAATGTAATTCTGTTGAGCACAAATCACAACAAAATAGAAGTACATGATTCCAAGCAGAAGAAACCAAAAATGATCATGGACTATAACTCAACGAAAGGTGCTGttgattttctatataaaatggtTTCGGCctatatttgtaaacaaatgaCTAGAAGGTGGACAATAgccatttttcataatatgattGATATATCATGTGTCATGTCATGACACCCACCCAGACTGAAAACAGAAGACAACCGTACAAAGACACTTGTTTCTAAAGAAATTAGGTATGGGATTGGTAAATAATCACATCGAGCGTAGGCAAACTCTTCCTCGGACTAATGCTTCAATGAAATTAACACAACGAATACAGTCAGATGTTACCAAAACAACGAATAATTCCACTACTCAGAGttctaataaatgaaaaaggtGTTGTGTATGTCCATCTTCAAAAGATGTAAAAACCTGAAAtgctgtaaaaaaatttaagaaatatatatcatgtCCGAAACATTCTGAAATTTTGCGCCTTCCGTGTTGCCAAGAAAATGagtaatatacttataatatagtCGTTTAATGTATTCTTATTTTGAtgtcataaatatgttttaaaaaataattagattttgtatttatttcaaaacaattactCCATATTTTTGACATCGGGTCAACATGACACGATGGCCTCAAGTGTACATTGTATTTGAAGAACCGAGGAAGGTTAATACAAAAGTTACATTTACGTACGGAACATGAAGGTCAAACTCTCATTattcattgaataatatatcaaaaaaacaaatatatatagcatatatcaacagttttatataatggCAGCCTTCAGGTTCGTATCCTGTGGAACGACTTTCCTTAAACAGTGTAAGATGAACGTTATCACCATGTAAGGACTCTGCTGTTACGGCGTGGAAATAACTCAAGCCATTATAAAGAGAAATCAGAAATCAATATAACGACACttggttattttaaagacaaaatattcACTAACTGATAGAtttggttaattttattatccttaaaaagaatataatatcaatatattacaaacaatataactttattatttacaacttcAAAACActccattattattttagtgaatgaaaataaactagTCTCAATCTGTGATGCTACGATCGGCGCCGGCGCATGTGGGCGGGCACGAGCGCGTTATATAACGGGGTGACCATTTAAACATAtcgatattatacaaaaaaaaaatgcgtcaaaaaaaatttatatacattcacagaactaagtaaaataaagataattaaaatatataataaaatagtgcTCATTGTAGTATGTGTAAAAAACATACACTGctcgaataaaaaatactgaatCCTAAACAAGTGGTCTCGTTtggaaacgaaaaaaaaatcgtgaCCTTTCGATGAGTTGTGACATGATGGTCGCTCTCTCAATTAGATTAAGCTTTAAATAGCTTGTAACTGTCATTTATCAGTGACCAAGCGTTCTTTGATAAATTCACTCAAGATGACGTTATCATGTTATTGCACCGAcacttttgtaattatttacgtcatcaaatatatatattattaaaatcaagagTTTTTGAACACTACTCGCTTCTGtaacgtataaaaatattttttaaactgccTGTCCTGCAAGATGTATTAGTTAACAGTTTCaaacattacaatatcaaAACATCAAGATATATTTAGTACAAGTTGTCTTGGAGTATTAAATATGACAAGTATGCTGAGACTCTTCATAGTATAGAGCACGTACGAACCATTGATCAATTGCTATGAAGTGGGGGTCCATTCATGCGCACGCGCAGAGCGACCTCGCAGCCATCTAGAGCGTATAATTTACGTATTTCAAATAGTTTAAGTATGACTAATTCATGTGTTAACTTAAcgattaatgttttaattttagtgtaaaatcaataaataggTCCAAGTCTCGCTGATAAGATGACCGATGACTTGAATTGAAAGTAAGAAAATCAGGAATGTTTTCCGGATTTCACATCCAGAATGTAATGCAGTCTTAATAGCAATGTTAagcaatgttaaattttatttgagatgCAAAGATCAAGACAGTCTATTTGTAGCGCAGTGAACAAAACTCcgataatttttctttaaagtttACAATACTAAGATCAcatttatgtatgtgttttggtgacaaataattttccacCTACTAATACACTCATACCAAGAACAGTATGGCACTATTTTGTAATAGAACAAACAGATCTGCCCAATGAATTAGGCAAGTACTAATATTTGCGTACTCCTACATCCGCCAACCTGTCACATGCCGCCCTAACTAAACAAGTGACTTGCACCCAAGGACGGTTATATCGATTGATATTAACCATCCAAATTTGCTACACGCAATTTCAACcagttcatataaaaaattaaaaaacgtaTATGAAACATTCATACAGTAAAACAGAGGTTTGcagaaatatcttaattttttggccaataaaaataaactaaaccacaaaaaagttgttattttttttatatctaaagaaATTTGCTAAACAAGTTTCAGACATTACATTCTATAAAGCCGGTACTCAATAATTCTATTAGTATAATAAAGCCCACATAGTTGAATTCCACTCTTGTCGAGTATATGAAATGTTCCGCTTTATGCAATGAACGGTGCAAAATGCAATTATCCCCATTAGCATCAACCATCGCTTGACGTCCATTGGGTTATGCGCGAGTTACTTGCGAAATGCCAAGGATATTATCAACAATGGAAAGTGCAACTGCATATAAAATGTGAGAACCAAATGTATTGTTTAGATGTTGTGAAAATCATTTACATCATAAGAAGACAACCGAACATAATGACAATGTTACTTAAAAGCTTca encodes:
- the LOC116767338 gene encoding uncharacterized protein LOC116767338 isoform X2, coding for MSEEHDGDVVDSERILDKECQTCDVTCDEGSANNSATSKESETSEVEEKGDLSEKGNEPRGSIIWTDEKTHLRVSWNLKEGTATDKDYVALCYTETTSIAGIARLVPATGCDTGHIMWLLDEPNQPYEDCEQLLCFRYYNGEEDECVAESSTLPPRFKIDLKKLPHRLKEGISRKRSGDQVSPFSYNNESFEMSSENTPRVELVSTSQDIKYLSENVNKCSISTLGNNGTLNLEQINCDHSKSLVSSSTESPSECPNILDCKPTSSGVKKKCPPPVDTGGGQVLNGVKKKTNMNIGLESPTSPDGTEYYKLWSPQNPCKIMKFVYDVEGANVPNDAQKSPVPPLPPRQSHKPLERMHALPPIVQRHRKPKKLTKPEDAFTFELIDTDEQFFTDNNIANSAALHGDINDFKPGEFYSGVQAPISSTTTFLRGCQNVAPLATPETEGSLCDSTISSIKLSKFVEDKKSVDVPDSTQNVGKSNIVFIKDIGPDNYITTTFARKEKNVEGDFHLTPNHAKSDEKAQHTFLNEICNRVDFEDDNRHQVEEKEISVVKGHKPLTRQNSGRATPTMMTAFLNSSHIDGSSREGEQEIHTAPSSCNSSPSSSPIEEGGKTIPNVGTLLMNRKYSCDSSTPKHSSLPRHLLKNLGCENNTKHSPHKSVPSKDVPDSPMRPHPRVLSRVAALANTTVPQCPPTPTHHARRTRPLPPPDLHPPPIQNCENFEMVEFTNELRTSEIRSPNLEFVNSNHFTIVHAGPPDDVVLRRPQAVDDTDDNENAVASPTPLRHMAGIRLPSIPERASRQMALTGDFPANMIGGIIECEEPLPPGWEARMDSHGRVFYIDHINRTTTWQRPAANGAARSPEPEVQRRQLDRRYQSIRRTLTRAPPEEEEPPAGTSNAPAAPHAPHPAAEFLARPDFYSILHMNLEASSLYNCNSTLKHMISKIRRDTSSFERYQHNRDLVALVNMFSETDRELPLGWDSKLDRNGKAPTPPPRPPISTADSYLQNSQQEIPIAYNDKVVAFLRQPNILSILKERCSGCGTALRDKVNAVRVEGASALARYQNDVQLTCLLSLFEQEIMSYVPASGAPEPSPVASPAAARSTRAPAPQRRDFEAKLRAFYRKLESKGYGQGPGKLKLHIRREHLLEDAFRRIMSCSKKELQKGKLCVLWEGEEGLDYGGPSREFFFLLSRELFNPYYGLFEYSANDTYTVHVSPMSAFVDNHHEWFRFSGRVLGLALVHGYLLEAWFTRALYRALLRLPPALEDVDALDAQFAASLRWLQSARCVSSLELTFAVSERLADGRVLERELRPGGRELAVTERNKKDYLERLVRWRVQRGVADQTEWLVRGFHEVVDPRLVAAFDARELELVIAGAPELDVADWRTHTEYRGGYHDHHPVILAFWQAIDRFTNEQRLRLVQFVTGTSSIPYEGFSALRGSTGPRRFCIERWGRTESLPRAHTCFNRLDLPPYPTLQLLHEKLLLAVEETNTFGIE